A DNA window from Pyrus communis chromosome 3, drPyrComm1.1, whole genome shotgun sequence contains the following coding sequences:
- the LOC137730250 gene encoding tetraketide alpha-pyrone reductase 1-like has product MNQKLESKSKVCVTGASGFLASWLIKRLLLSGYHVTGTVRDPGNEKKLAHLWRLEGAKERLRLLKADLMEEGSFDDAILGCHGVFHSASPVLKPSSDPKTEILEPAVEGTLNVLRSCKKNPSLRRVVLTSSSSAVRVRPEGDFTSNVPLDESSWSSVELCETLQIWYPLSKILAEKAAWDFCKENGIDLVTILPSFVIGPSLPPDLCSTASDVLGLLKGETEKFKWHGRMGYVHINDVALCHILVYEHESAHGRYLCSSTVLDNNELASLLSARYPSLPIPARFEQLGRPHYEMNTSKIESLGFKFKSIQEMFDDCIASLVEQGHLPAL; this is encoded by the exons ATGAATCAAAAACTCGAATCCAAAAGTAAAGTTTGTGTCACCGGGGCTTCTGGTTTTCTGGCATCCTGGCTCATTAAGCGGCTTCTCTTATCCGGCTATCATGTAACGGGGACGGTAAGAGATCCAG GAAACGAGAAGAAATTGGCGCATTTGTGGAGGCTAGAAGGAGCTAAGGAAAGGCTCAGATTGCTGAAGGCAGATTTGATGGAAGAAGGCAGCTTTGATGATGCAATCTTAGGGTGCCATGGTGTTTTCCACTCTGCTTCCCCTGTTTTGAAACCTTCATCTGATCCCAAG ACCGAAATCCTGGAACCGGCTGTTGAGGGTACCTTGAACGTGTTACGTTCGTGTAAGAAGAATCCGTCTCTAAGGCGCGTGGTCCTTACCTCATCTTCTTCAGCTGTAAGGGTGAGACCAGAAGGGGATTTCACCTCCAACGTACCGCTTGATGAGTCATCTTGGAGCTCTGTCGAACTCTGCGAGACGCTTCAG ATATGGTACCCTTTGTCGAAAATTTTAGCTGAGAAAGCAGCATgggatttctgcaaagaaaaTGGGATTGATTTGGTAACCATCCTACCCTCCTTCGTGATCGGGCCTAGTTTGCCCCCTGATTTGTGTTCTACCGCATCAGATGTTCTTGGCCTACTTAAAG GTGAAACAGAGAAATTCAAATGGCATGGAAGGATGGGATATGTTCACATTAATGATGTTGCACTCTGTCACATCTTAGTCTATGAGCATGAAAGTGCTCATGGTCGATATCTTTGCAGCTCAACGGTTTTGGACAACAACGAGTTGGCTTCCTTATTATCTGCAAGATATCCATCCTTACCAATCCCCGcaag GTTTGAGCAACTAGGGAGGCCACACTATGAGATGAACACCTCAAAGATTGAGAGTCTAGGGTTCAAGTTTAAGAGTATCCAAGAGATGTTTGATGATTGCATTGCTTCTTTGGTGGAACAAGGCCATCTTCCTGCACTCTAG
- the LOC137727432 gene encoding histone deacetylase 19 has translation MDTGGNSLASGPDGVKRKVSYFYDPEVGNYYYGQGHPMKPHRIRMTHALLAHYGLLQNMQVLKPYPARDRDLCRFHADDYVAFLRNITPETQQDQLRQLKRFNVGEDCPVFDGLYSFCQTYAGGSVGGAVKLNHGICDISINWAGGLHHAKKCEASGFCYVNDIVLAILELLKQHERVLYVDIDIHHGDGVEEAFYTTDRVMTVSFHKFGDYFPGTGDIRDIGYGKGKYYSLNVPLDDGIDDESYHYLFKPIIGKVMEIFKPGAVVLQCGADSLSGDRLGCFNLSIKGHAECVRYMRSFNVPLLLLGGGGYTIRNVARCWCYETGVALGAEIEDKMPQHEYYEYFGPDYTLHVAPSNMENKNSHVLLEEIRSKLLENLSTLQHAPSVQFQDRPPDTELPEENEEQDDPDERWDPDSDMEVDDERKPLPSRVKKEIVEPEVKDPKGTSENARSSGYDPAVEEITTGTKALDMGSGSADEPAVKVEQEPTNKPADQI, from the exons ATGGACACCGGCGGCAACTCTCTAGCGTCGGGTCCCGACGGCGTGAAGAGGAAGGTGAGCTATTTCTACGACCCAGAAGTGGGAAATTACTATTATGGGCAGGGCCACCCGATGAAGCCCCACCGAATTCGGATGACCCACGCCCTCCTCGCCCACTACGGCCTCCTCCAGAACATGCAGGTCCTCAAACCCTACCCGGCCCGCGACCGCGACCTCTGCCGCTTCCACGCCGACGATTACGTGGCGTTCCTCCGGAACATCACCCCGGAAACCCAGCAGGACCAGCTGCGGCAGCTCAAGCGGTTCAATGTCGGCGAGGACTGCCCTGTCTTTGATGGGTTGTACTCGTTTTGCCAGACCTACGCCGGCGGGTCGGTCGGCGGCGCTGTGAAGCTCAACCATGGGATTTGCGACATTTCGATTAATTGGGCTGGCGGTTTGCACCACGCTAAAAAGTGTGAGGCTTCTGGGTTTTGCTATGTGAATGACATTGTTCTTGCAATTTTGGAGCTTCTTAAGCAGCACGAG CGCGTTTTGTATGTGGATATTGATATTCACCATGGAGACGGTGTTGAGGAGGCGTTTTACACGACAGACAGGGTCATGACCGTTTCGTTTCATAAGTTTGGGGATTATTTCCCTGGCACAGGGGACATTCGCGATATTGGGTACGGAAAAGGGAAGTATTACTCCCTTAATGTCCCGTTGGATGATGGGATTGATGATGAGAGCTACCATTACTTGTTCAAGCCCATCATTGGGAAGGTGATGGAAATTTTTAAGCCTGGGGCTGTGGTTCTCCAGTGTGGTGCTGATTCCTTATCTGGAGACAGGCTTGGCTGCTTCAATCTTTCCATCAAAGGTCACGCTGAGTGTGTTAGATATATGAGATCCTTCAACGTTCCGCTCTTGCTTCTAGGTGGCGGTGGCTATACCATTCGCAATGTTGCTCGTTGCTGGTGCTACGAG ACAGGAGTAGCACTTGGAGCAGAAATTGAGGACAAAATGCCACAGCACGAGTATTATGAGTATTTTGGCCCAGATTATACTCTTCATGTTGCCCCGAGTAACATGGAAAATAAGAACTCTCATGTGTTACTAGAAGAAATACGGTCAAAGCTTCTTGAAAACCTCTCCACGCTTCAGCATGCACCCAGTGTCCAATTTCAGGACAGACCACCTGATACTGAGCTTCCGGAG GAGAATGAAGAACAGGATGACCCAGATGAGAGGTGGGATCCAGATTCTGATATGGAGGTTGATGATGAACG TAAGCCTTTACCAAGCAGAGTAAAGAAAGAGATCGTTGAACCTGAGGTTAAAGATCCG AAAGGGACCTCGGAGAATGCTAGAAGCTCAGGCTATGATCCAGCAGTAGAAGAGATTACGACAGGAACAAAG GCTTTGGATATGGGCTCTGGATCTGCAGATGAACCAGCTGTGAAGGTTGAACAAGAGCCTACGAATAAACCTGCAGACCAGATATAA
- the LOC137729430 gene encoding chloride channel protein CLC-e: protein MGGLDCIWRFPNPHSRRHLRPLVSPPPPPSSPPPRKTLLLLSPTSNTQTRTIDTKNASAGYTSNTRTSKPIKNGRALTPRPPLSLPQTQQTQQQNDDNDNAEEQEEEEQDEDGSRAQGRGRGNWTIVLSSCLVGLLTGIGVILFNYSVREIRDVFWGGIPQRGASWLREEYVGDTWKQVILVPASGGLIVAILNFLRDALEDGSQDNNGNEQRGEKGENLLVKMGMPVSVFDGLKAASRPFLKAIASCVTLGTGNSLGPEGPSVEIGTSIAKGVGAVFDKSSQRRLSLVAAGSAAGIASGFNAAVSGCFFAVESVLWPSPSDSSSISLVNTTSMVILSAVIASVVSEVGLGSEPAFKVPYYDFRSPTELPLYLLLGVLCGLVSLTLSKCTSYMLVFVDNLHKTIGLPKFLFPIMGGLAVGLIALAYPEILYQGFENVDILLESRPLEKCLSADLLLQLVVVKIGATSLSRASGLVGGFYAPSLFIGAATGMAYGKFISSAVAQSSPILHLSVLEVASPQAYGLVGMAATLAGVCQVPLTSVLLLFELTQDYRIVLPLLGAVGFSSWITSGQTRRKDISKTKKLKQGKSSSNQQPEVPSPSASGLSSSNAFTSNASDLCELESSLCIDGSDINTENLEKRISVSEAMRTTYVTVLMDTLLTEAVTLMLAEKQPCAMIVDDDHILIGLLTLKDIQEFSNKYAKPRRQRPKELIVSEMCSSDGEVCRVPWTATPTMTLLSAQNIMNKYGMNQIPVVTQHVQDQRGHLIGLLDRECITLTCRALATRESLCK, encoded by the exons ATGGGAGGCCTGGACTGCATATGGCGCTTCCCCAACCCCCACTCTCGCCGCCATTTACGTCCCCTggtctctcctcctcctcctccatcttCACCGCCGCCGAGAAAAACCCTCCTCCTATTATCTCCCACATCAAACACCCAAACCAGAACAATCGACACCAAAAATGCCAGTGCTGGGTACACGTCAAACACAAGAACTAGTAAACCCATAAAAAATGGCAGAGCTCTCACTCCCAGAcctcctctctccctccctcaaACCCAACAAACCCAGCAACAAAACGATGACAATGACAAcgcagaagaacaagaagaagaagagcaagATGAAGATGGAAGCAGAGCACAAGGCCGTGGCCGCGGGAACTGGACGATAGTGCTTTCGTCGTGCTTGGTGGGTCTGCTCACCGGAATCGGCGTCATTCTCTTCAATTACTCT GTACGTGAGATCCGTGATGTGTTCTGGGGTGGGATTCCTCAACGGGGAGCTTCATGGCTGAGAGAGGAGTACGTGGGAGATACGTGGAAGCAGGTGATTCTGGTTCCGGCTTCTGGGGGTTTGATCGTTGCCATATTAAACTTTCTTCGAGATGCTCTCGAGGATGGTTCACAAGATAACAATGGCAATGAGCAACGTGGAGAAAAAGGGGAGAATTTATTAGTGAAAATGGGAATGCCTGTTTCGGTTTTTGATGGTCTCAAGGCTGCATCGCGTCCTTTTCTCAAGGCAATTGCTTCTTGTGTGACACTTGGGACTGGGAATTCGTTAGGTCCCGAAGGTCCTAGCGTTGAGATTGGAACTTCTATAGCCAAGGGTGTTGGTGCTGTGTTTGATAAAAGTTCGCAAAGAAGGCTCTCTCTTGTGGCTGCTGGATCAGCTGCTGGAATTGCTTCTG GGTTTAATGCTGCTGTTTCGGGTTGTTTCTTTGCTGTGGAGTCAGTCTTATGGCCATCACCATCTGATTCCTCATCTATTTCGCTTGTGAATACCACTTCTATGGTCATACTTAGTGCTGTGATAGCTTCTGTAGTCTCAGAAGTTGGTCTAGGTTCTGAACCAGCCTTTAAGGTCCCATACTATGACTTCCGCTCACCTACTG aACTTCCGCTATATCTATTGCTGGGTGTCCTATGTGGCTTGGTTTCGTTAACCTTATCAAAGTGCACATCGTACATGTTGGTATTTGTTGACAATCTTCACAAGACCATTGGCCTACCAAAATTTTTGTTCCCTATCATGGGTGGGTTAGCAGTCGGGCTTATCGCATTGGCATATCCTGAAATTCTTTATCAGGGTTTCGAGAATGTTGATATTTTGCTTGAGTCTCGACCACTTGAGAAATGCCTCTCAGCTGATCTGTTACTTCAGCTGGTAGTGGTCAAGATAGGTGCAACCTCATTGTCTCGAGCCTCTGGATTAGTTGGAGGCTTCTATGCTCCATCACTTTTTATTGGTGCAGCAACAGGAATGGCATACGGGAAATTCATCAGTTCTGCGGTTGCTCAGTCCAGTCCTATACTTCATCTTTCTGTCTTGGAAGTAGCATCACCACAAGCATACGGCCTG GTTGGAATGGCTGCTACTCTGGCAGGAGTCTGTCAGGTACCTCTGACATCGGTTCTGCTGCTTTTTGAATTGACACAAGATTATCGTATTGTACTACCACTACTTGGAGCTGTAGGATTTTCTTCGTGGATTACGTCTGGACAGACAAGGAGAAAAGATATCTCGAAGACTAAGAAACTAAAACAGGGAAAGTCTAGTAGCAATCAACAACCTGAAGTACCTTCCCCTAGTGCAAGTGGGCTTTCTTCTAGTAATGCTTTCACGTCTAATGCAAGCGACCTTTGTGAATTAGAGAGTTCACTCTGTATAGATGGTTCTGATATTAATACTGAGAACTTAGAGAAGAGGATATCTGTATCTGAGGCCATGAGGACAACATATGTGACCGTTTTAATGGATACATTGCTTACAGAAGCAGTGACTCTCATGCTTGCAGAAAAGCAGCCCTGTGCCATGATTGTCGACGATGATCATATTCTAATTGGTTTACTGACACTTAAAGACATTCAAGAGTTCAGCAATAaatatgcaaaaccaagacgaCAAAGACCCAAG GAGCTTATAGTATCTGAAATGTGTTCTTCAGACGGGGAAGTATGCCGAGTACCATGGACGGCTACGCCTACTATGACTCTACTTTCAGCTCAGAACATTATGAATAAGTATGGAATGAATCAAATTCCAGTTGTTACACAGCATGTTCAAGATCAAAGAGGGCACTTAATTGGCCTTCTAGACAGAGAATGTATCACTCTCACTTGCAG AGCTTTAGCAACCAGAGAATCCCTTTGCAAGTGA
- the LOC137728046 gene encoding UDP-rhamnose/UDP-galactose transporter 1-like, whose amino-acid sequence MEKEKKSPVSDLGAWGMNIVSSVGIIMANKQLMSPNGFAFGFATTLTGFHFSVTALVGLVSNATGYSASKHVPLWELVWFSLVANASITGMNLSLMLNSVGFYQISKLSMIPVVCVMEWILHRKHFSREVKIAVAVVVVGVGICTVTDVKVNAKGFLCACVAILCTSLQQISIGSLQKKYSIGSFELLSKTAPIQALSLLVLGPFVDYFLTGKLLSDYKLSTGAFFFILLSCSLAVFCNISQYLCIGRFSAVSFQVLGHMKTVCVLTLGWLLFDSQLTFKNLLGMALAVLGMIVYSWAVEAEKHPKVLPSHLSEEDLKPLKEGVAESPLKDVVIGESKV is encoded by the exons ATGGAGAAGGAAAAGAAGTCTCCTGTGTCCGATTTGGGAGCTTGGGGAATGAATATTGTGAGCTCTGTGGGCATTATCATGGCCAACAAGCAGCTCATGTCCCCTAACGGCTTTGCTTTCGGCTTCG CTACAACTTTGACCGGATTCCATTTCTCTGTTACTGCTTTGGTCGGTCTGGTGTCAAATGCCACTGGTTACTCTGCATCCAAGCATGTTCCTCTGTGGGAACTTGTTTGGTTCTCACTTGTTGCCAATGCCTCAATCACCGGGATGAACTTGAGCCTCATGCTTAACTCTGTCGGATTTTATCAG ATATCGAAGTTGAGCATGATTCCGGTGGTTTGTGTGATGGAGTGGATTCTTCATCGAAAGCATTTTTCACGGGAAGTCAAGATTGCAGTGGCAGTAGTGGTTGTAGGCGTGGGTATATGTACTGTGACGGACGTGAAAGTCAATGCTAAAGGCTTTCTGTGTGCTTGTGTGGCTATCCTCTGTACATCCCTACAACAAATT TCAATAGGTTCCTTGCAAAAGAAATACTCGATAGGCTCTTTTGAATTGCTCAGCAAGACAGCTCCCATTCAAGCTCTGtctcttcttgttcttggtCCATTCGTCGATTACTTTCTTACTGGAAAACTTCTGTCTGATTACAAGTTGTCTACTGGTGCATTT TTTTTCATCCTACTCTCATGCTCCCTAGCGGTGTTTTGCAACATCAGCCAGTACCTCTGCATCGGCCGCTTCTCAGCTGTCTCTTTCCAGGTTTTGGGCCACATGAAAACAGTATGTGTCCTGACATTGGGGTGGCTACTCTTTGATTCCCAGCTCACATTCAAAAACTTGCTCGGCATGGCTCTTGCTGTTCTTGGCATGATCGTATACAGCTGGGCTGTGGAGGCTGAGAAGCATCCCAAGGTCCTCCCCAGTCATCTGTCAGAAGAGGATCTGAAACCGCTAAAGGAGGGAGTAGCCGAGAGTCCATTGAAAGACGTCGTGATTGGCGAGTCCAAAGTATAG
- the LOC137730244 gene encoding ankyrin repeat domain-containing protein 2B-like, with translation MASAQKDVPAAAGEKPVSTENKGSKPETTENKSPKPEASSGDSLSGQPGATPFQIPEAGFPPNPFDFSAMTGLLNDPSIKELAEQIAKDPSFNQMADQLQKTFQGVSVDEGVPQFDSQQYYSTMQQVMQNPQFMTMAERLGSALMQDPSMNTMLESFANPSSKDQLEERMSRIKEDPSLKPILEEIETGGPAAMMRYWNDKDVLQKLGEAMGLAVGDAATSTEAPEEAEDAGNEDESIVHHTASVGDVEGLKAALASGADKDEEDSEGRTALHFACGYGEVKCAQALLEAGARVDALDKNKNTALHYAAGYGRKECVALLLENGAAVTLQNMDGKTPIDVAKLNNQNDVLKLLEKDAFL, from the exons ATGGCTTCCGCGCAGAAGGATGTGCCTGCTGCTGCTG GTGAAAAGCCAGTTTCTACAGAGAACAAGGGCTCCAAACCCGAAACAACAGAGAACAAAAGTCCCAAGCCTGAGGCATCTTCTGGAGACTCACTGTCAGGACAACCAGGGGCTACCCCATTCCAAATTCCAGAGGCTGGATTTCCTCCCAATCCTTTTGATTTCTCAGCCATGACTGGCTTGCTGAAT GATCCTAGCATTAAGGAATTAGCTGAACAGATAGCAAAGGATCCTTCATTCAACCAGATGGCAGACCAACTTCAGAAAACTTTTCAAGGTGTGTCAGTTGATGAAGGTGTCCCTCAGTTTGATAGTCAACAGTACTATTCCACCATGCAACAGGTTATGCAGAATCCTCAGTTCATGACCATGGCTGAGCGCCTTGGTAGTGCATTGATGCAG GATCCATCTATGAATACCATGCTTGAGAGTTTCGCCAATCCCTCGAGCAAAGATCAGCTTGAGGAACGCATGTCACGTATCAAAGAAGATCCTTCTTTGAAACCTATTTTGGAAGAAATAGAAACTGGTGGTCCAGCTGCCATGATGAG ATACTGGAACGATAAAGACGTTTTGCAGAAGTTGGGAGAAGCAATGGGTCTTGCAGTTGGGGATGCAGCTACTTCTACTGAAGCACCAGAAGAAGCAGAAGATGCCGGAAATGAGGATGAATCAATTGTTCATCACACTGCTAGTGTTGGTGACGTGGAG GGTTTGAAAGCTGCCTTAGCATCTGGTGCTGACAAGGATGAGGAAGATTCAGAAGGGAGGACAGCATTACATTTTGCATGTGGATATGGTGAG GTGAAGTGTGCTCAAGCTCTTCTTGAGGCTGGAGCAAGAGTCGATGCTCTTGATAAGAACAAAAACACCGCACTTCATTATGCAGCCGGTTATGGTAGGAAGGAATGCGTGGCACTTCTACTTGAGAATGGCGCAGCTGT CACTCTCCAGAACATGGACGGCAAAACCCCGATTGACGTTGCCAAGTTGAACAACCAAAATGACGTACTAAAGTTGCTCGAGAAGGACGCCTTCCTGTAA
- the LOC137728314 gene encoding transcription factor RF2b-like — protein MYGSSSTSSKDDTVISIPSTKKRPAAVREEVAQRDPKLAKRIMTNRRSAMRAKERKKMYIQTLECNIQSLQFELAALTAQLEQWQVDTLYITAENSRLKECLHHILEDIELQDALNYHSRNEIERLKRHVFSNNNSKD, from the exons ATGTATGGTTCAAGCTCAACTTCATCCAAAGATGATACTGTCATCTCAATCCCCAGCACCAAAAAAAGGCCTGCTGCAGTTCGTGAAGAAGTCGCTCAGCGCGATCCAAAGCTCGCGAAAAG GATTATGACTAACCGGAGGTCGGCTATGAGGgcaaaggagaggaagaagatgtaCATTCAGACGCTTGAATGCAACATACAAAGCTTGCAGTTTGAATTAGCTGCTCTGACTGCTCAGTTGGAACAATGGCAG GTAGACACCCTTTACATAACTGCAGAAAACAGTAGATTGAAAGAATGTCTACACCATATTTTGGAAGACATTGAATTGCAAGACG CCTTGAATTATCACAGCAGAAATGAGATTGAACGTCTGAAAAGACATGTTTTCTCAAACAATAACTCAAAAGATTGA